GTAGTCACACAGTGTGGAACCCTTAAAATTACTGGTAATAATATAGCTAAATatttacattagaaaaaaaaaaccacaaaactgtCTCCTGGAACATTTCCCAGGCAAAATAACAGTCTTTGCCAATACACCTGCAGCTTTTTTAACTAATTAAGAAACTTGAGCCAACACACTcaaaaaccctcaaaacccAAATGCAGAGTCcattacttgaaaaaaaaatactactcACTCTCAACAGTTGATGCATGTGTAATTGCAgtgcttttgtcttttcttccttttataaaGACTCAATTTACAACAGgttattttgaaaggaaattggaattaagaaaagtaattaattctaaaattaaGAGACATAATAAGTTTCAGTTATAGAAACTACTAATTACAGAACCTATACCTTGGATCATTTTCAAAAAGTTTGCCTCTTGATACTAAAGTGGATGATCTATAGGTTCATTAAGATGTCAGCATTGCAACAAATTCTCCAAAAGGGAAACCTTCTTAATCACCTTCTTAGTCACCAGGGCTTCAAGTACATGTCTGTCACAGCATAACTGGGGACTTGAACAAGATGTAGAAGCTTGTGTCTATGAAGCATTTTAaatcatttcatttcaaatcatttttggcttttttctctgtagttctgtaaacaacaacaaaataaatttagtttaaaaatataccAAAATTTCCTAATGAGAATTTGAGGTGGCCTTAAATTTTAGGACTATATTACACACAAGACTTGTGAGCTCTAGTCACATTATTTCTACgtatttccttctgaaatacaTAGAATTTATTTGAGGTATCACTCTTAGAATATGCTACTATTCGTGTTATGACTGCAAATTAAAGTTTTTGTTATTCATAGTCATGCAGGATACTTTCTATACCGTAGTATTTTAAATCTGCATCCTGCAAAcaatcaaataaatatttaaatttatgcATGCAAATAACCCCACTGAAGACCATAATACTGATGATCAGAGTACCATGTGTAAAGTGCATTATCATAGACTCCATAGTTCATTTACCCATCACAGGTCTGAAAGACAGTTTGAAAATTTGGTTTCCATGTCATTTCAACCTGTACAGCTCCTGTTTCAAGTACACAGCTCAAGTCCAAACTATTCAGGAAGGCCCAGTTTCATAAAATCGTTCACACAACCAATTTTCAATTGCAGAAATTCTAATAAGGAGCAAGAAGTTGCACAAGGCAGCTGAAGCAAGCTATTGTGAAACgtgaaaaaatcccaacaccTATTTACACATTACCAGTATTTCCCCAACAGTAATACCAATAATGAACTTGGCAACAACTCCCGTTCAGGAAGATCTCTAATATATCCCACTGGTGCGCCAAGTAGAAAAGCAGAACCAGGCACTGGGTGTGTCAAATTCCTTTGACTGCTGCCAGCAAAACACTGCACTTTTCCATCTCTAAAATAAACTTAGGAGATCTAACCAAAGATCCAGGAAAGTAAGATTCCCCTCCAACTAAACAGAGCCTCTCACTTCGAATTACTGCAAACACCCataggaggaaaacaaaaccattcttCCCTGACAAATCCACTCTGTAAGATGTCAGAGAATTTCCGGTGTTCTCAACCTAGCTCACATTTGGGGTTTGCACACCTGCATTTGTGCTTATGTCAAGAGGCTTGAAATTTCTCCTAAGTATGAGGAAGATTAAGTCCAGGTTTCAAttccaaaacaaatttttaaaaagtaaaaatattatattttttctagTCTGCATCACAACAATGAAGGGAGAAAATTGCAACTTCTTTTAATAATTGTCCCATGTCTATAATCATTAGTAAACCTTTTCAATAGCATccttttttccacttcaaaagGGCTTTAGTTTGTTTCGAATGTTACAGTGCTACCCAATCTCAGCAGGGTGGGTCACAGAACCACAACTGCTCCCACTCGCAATGACCTCCCTGAGAGCAGCCTCAGACCATTATAATGCGTTTGAATACAGATTTATCAAGAATATACATAGAACTACACCGATTACAATAAATTCAGCACTGAATTTACAGCTTGCAGCATGgcaaaacagacaagaaaatatCCACAGCACCAAGCATTACCCATATCATTTAGAAGTCAGTAAGTCTTTTTTTTGTATGAGATATTCCAAAAGGCTGTGTTGATCTGGTAGAAGtcaattttctttcaggtttttaacGCTACTTTGTGTCCCAAAATGCtggtaatttcatttttattataaagtTCCTTGCTTACAACGTCGTTTTGTAATTAATTGTACCTTAAACATTGGCTGCAGTGGCTGCATTTTAACAGTGGATGGCACCAATCACCTCAGAAATTGCCTCGCTAAATGTTAGATTACATTCTTATGTGTGAACCTTGTAGGATAATTAATTGGTAAAGCAAAATGCAAGTGTCTAAACaacaaaaacaggaaaaaatgtatcttcAGGGAAGCATCTTTCTTGAATATGACATTCCCTGCCCTGTGTAGAATGAGTATTTGTGTGTAAATGCAGCCTGTGTACACAGAcgtaatttttttccattttactaCTGCcacagacaaatattttatttggctCAAAGAATGACTTCAAATTCAGATAGGAAAGTGTAAATAGCAATACCTGGACGTAAGCTTTTAGCGGGATTTTCCTATGGGCTAAGAATTGCAAACTGTCATTTGGTTAAAAAGTTCTAATCAGGGATACAAGTGGCATTACAAAAATGATATTTCGTATTTTTGTATTAAGCCTTTCCAGCTGTAACATACAAGTAgactaaaatgaaatatgtacATTTAGATGcacaacaataaaatatttatcctcCCTTTGGAGGCTGTATTTAATTAACAGCTGCTAAAATCTTAACTTCACAGCGATGCTAAAGAGATGGACAAAACAAACTGGAATCAAATACTTCCAAGGGGAACTTGGAAGATTCTAACCTGTGTCTGGGACGGTATGAAAGGAGGCATTTAACTCCTTTGTACAACAGCTGGTCCGTACTGTCAGCTCCAGGCACTCAAAAGCCAACAGCAGTCCCAGAGATACCCTTCACGCCTCTTTAACAGTTTGGGGATGGGGGAGCGGTGCTTTAAGTAAAAATCTGCCCTCTATATTTTCCGAGCTATCAGAGCTAAAGATTTGGGGATTGCACTTCTGTCCCCTGCCATCAGAAGGGATAAAGCTTGcgtttctttttaaatgaaatccaAGAAGACAATAccagagctggctgtgccaAGAGTGTCGTAAACCAAGGTTTCCCCGCCAGGCGGGCGGCGGGACCCTCTGCCTGTGGCcccggggcggggagcggccgcTCAGTGAGGCTGTGCCAGGCGATAAGGGCGATAAGGGCTGCGAGGAGTGCCCGGATCCTGCCGGGACACTCAGACAGGGATGCGGGCAGCCGAGGGGCGGGGAACGACGGGCAGGCGGGGACAGAACGACCGGGAGGCGGGGACAGGGGGCCGGAAGGCGGGGCCGGGAGGCCGAGTTCGGAGCGGTCTGTGTAGTTCCGGGCTCCTCAGCACCAGAGACGGGGAGCTCTTGGAGGAGGCAGCTCGTGGAGCCGGTGCTGCGGAGCGTGACAAAGGTGAtcaagggactggagcatctctcttacgaGGAAAGGCTGAcggagctgggcctgttcagcctcgagaagagacgactgagaggggacctcattaatgtgtataaatatctaaagagggggtgccaagaggatggaccAGACTCTGCTCGGGGCtgaaactgatgcacaggaagttccacctgaatacGAGGAAGAATTTCTGTCCTGGGCAGTGACTGcgcactggaacagattgcccagaggCGTTGTGCAGTCTCCCtccctggagatattccagaactgtctgggCGCAATGCTGTGCCGTGTGCTCCGGGACGGCCCTGCCTGGGCACGGGTGGCACAGCTGACCCGCGGTGTCCCCGCCCGGCCTGGCGCCCTGAGGGGGCGGGACGGCACCGCCCACACTGCGGGGCGCGAGGGGCGGGGCGAGGCCCGGGCGGGGGCGCGGCCTGGGCCGGGGGCGGGGCTAGGCTCCCGGTGCTAACCGCGGCAGCGCGGCTGCGGGCGGGCGCTGCCTGGCGCCGTCGCGGGCTGATGACGCGGGTGGTCGGTGCGGCGGTTCCCGGTGTCGCGGTTCCCGCTGTCGTCGCTCCCGGTGCGATGGGATTGCGCGCCCCGCGCTGATGGCGGCCCGCCGGACACCGCACGGCTCCGCGCCGGGGCCCAGGGTGGATGAGTTCACCGTCCCCGCCGAGAAGAGCCGCCTCCTGGAGCGCAGCCGGGGCCGCATCGAGGGTTTGTTCGAGGTGCGGCTGGCCGTGCTGGGGGCGCAGGCTGACTGGCggccggcgctgccgccgcccaACGCCAGTGCCAGGATCTGGGTGCAGCTGGCGGGCTGCACGAAGGCCGTGGGCAGCGCCAAGGTACGGGGCGGGTGCGGGGCCGGGTACGGCCGGGGCCGCGGGTTGGAGGAAGAAAGGGTGGGGAAAAGCCCAGTGCCCCAGGAGGAAACAAGCGGCGCTGCCTTGGCAGGTGGGTGTGTGCCCGGTGCCAGGGAGTCTCCGGCCGTGTTGACATAAGCGTAGGGAATAAAGCGAAACAACTCAGCTGAGAAGTGCAAAGTTCACGGGCACCGCGTTATGAAATAGTCCAGCCCGCCGGTGAGGGGTAACACCGGTGAGGATGGGCCGAGTTTTGTTTTCAAGCGAGATTAAAATGTTTCGCTTTCGTTCGTCCTCCCAAAGTCAAGAATTCCTCGGAGATGTTTGGGCGTTGCCATGTTTTGCCTTACAGATTTCGTTTATTCGGTGGCATTTAGTAGCTCGTTAGCAAAGCTCTCACTAAAACTTAACGCAGCTAGTATTTCCTTCATGTAAAAATTGTCGAATCTGAACTTCGCCAGTCTGGAGCACATGGTTCTCTTTTTAACCCAGCTCTAACGCGTTAAGAAAACCATCTATGCGGGTTGTGTCTCAGAGGGGACAACACTTGCTGTGAAGTATCTTCACACGTGTTAAATGTCTTGCACAACTAACCTTTGGGGGGGAGTTCCTCAGCAGTAGTGCTGAAATTTATATTAGTCATAGTGAACTTGGCAAGTACAGCTGTTTGAATCATGTGATGAGAATTTTGGTGTGAGCTGTATCGAGGCTGAAGGTCTTTTTCAAACCCAGAATCTCGATATGTGGGCGTTGGTCGGTCTGTTTGTTTAACTACGCTTGGATGGTAGTGGGGATCTTGAGCATGTGTTTTGTGACTGATTTCAGACTTGACAGCACGCTTTCAAAACTTGATTCCTTAACTGTGTAAAACACCTGTTCCTTAACGTGTAATGCACTTCCTTACAATGAGTTGTAAGGAAAATACTATGAGTATATAGGGGGTTGAATTACTTGACTCTGAAATTTACTCTGAACCAATTTGCCTGGGCTTAGAGAATCCAGAAACTGTTACAGGTAGCTATTCTTCTCTAGGCATCTGCAGTTCATCTTCActtttttccaggaaattaaagcacaagaaataaatagcacaagatttcagttttctaatCGTTATTTTTCATAACaagataaaaaatgttttctaatacTTTAAAGGGTATGAGAAACTTGATTTCTCTTATAGATAGAGCACTTTTCAGACACTGTTTGGAGGAATTATTGAATAGAAAGTGTGAACAATTGAACAATCATCTTTATCTCCCTTTGAAAGGTTTGGTGATaataatttgtgttttaattcaTCAGTCAGATGTAATGTGTACGTTCTCCTGTGCTgcttagtttaaaaaaaaagttcccaGATTTAGAGCATCCTCTTCACCAGTTACGTTGTTATCTTGTTGCTCTGCAAAAGCAGTCATATGATGACTAAGGCGTGGAGAGTAACCCTGTGGGTTTTGCTGCGGAAGCAGTTTATACTGATATGCTCCTGAGGCAGCCTGCCTTGATATTCGTGATGATGTAAGTCAAGAGGTGATAGGAAGTGGTGTTACATTATTCATTACCTTGTGTTGGTTCTCAGTTCCatttaaaagaagtttaatGTTTGAGAGTAAATATAGATAATAAAATGTGGTAATCTTGGGATTCTGCAAATACAATGACTGCAGCTTAGAAGGTGGTTTCACTATATTAAAGAATTTTAGGGACCTGAAAGAGGcagtttgggaaaaataatGCTATCTGAAAGAATAAACAGTATACTCTATTGACAGAGTTTTGTGTTCTTGACACATTTAAAACAAGGTACTATAGTGAATTTACCTGTAGTAACTTACAGGTAGCAGAAATAGCaagtggatttttattttttttttttttaatctttgaaaaACCTGAACTTCAGGAACACTAGAAGTATCTGGAGCTTGGAGTTTTCTCAGTCAGTAGCAAAAATATAGGATAGCTGCTGGTGTGATAAAGCTTAGGAAATGTACTTCAGAAATTGTTTTAGAAGTTCAGGCTTATGGACTTGGTAGAACTCTGGTGAAAAGCATTTGTTCCTGAAGAGTTCTCTTTGACCAAAGAATGGGGATgggaaaataaatctcttttgaTGGTCTGATCTTTTAAACGGTTTGATCTACAAATTAAGTAACCTGTTGCTATCAGGTATAAACAAGAGGAGGTAAAAGAGAGGCTTCTATGagatctatttaaaaataattttagatattggtgttttatttcttttgtcttgtttACTGACAATGTTTACTTTCTCACATTCATTATGCTaagtttgctttattttctaacCTGTCCATTACTGACCTAATAAAAACTAACTGAATACTTTAGGTTTTCACAACTATTCACTTTGCTCTCTTTCTCCACTTAGGAGTACATCAAGGGACTGTGTGAACCTGAACTAGAAGAAAAGGAGTACTACCCAAAGGACATGCACTGCATCTTTGTTGGTGCACAGAGCCTGTTTCTCAACAGTCTTATTCAGGATACCTGTGCTGATGTAACAGTGCTGGAAATGGGATTGCTCAGTATTAAGGGGGGTGCAGAAGCTGTTGTTATGGCTCAAAGTCATGTGCAGCAGTTCGTgaagctttttgaaaataatgaaagcttATTAAATGACAATGAATCAGAGATTAAAAAGCAGTTCAGACAATTTGTGGAAGCACATGCAGATAAGTATACAATGGATTTACTGATTTTGCCTAGTGCACTAAAAAGAGAACTCTTAGCTCTCACCCAAGCTGATGCTTCTGAAGGGGAGAGTGATATCATAGATCTCACAGGTTCTGAAAGCCCTCAAGTGCTTGGACAGAATAGCACCTCCAAAGTTGTTGCTGCAAACAGAGATGGAAGGGCAGATGGGGAGGAAGCAAGAAGCAATGCTGGCACACCTGTCACTGAGCTTACAAAGCAAATGGACACTGTGTTCTCTGATACTCCTGAAACAAGGTTTGTTCCTGTAAAGGACCCTCTGTTAGAGGCAGTGGCCTTTAAAGAGAGGCACTCATGTAAAAGAAGGTCTTCTGATGAGGAGGAAAGGCTCCCtaaaaagcatttctctttggaaaatgaTCAGCAAGTGAAATCTGCTTTACACAAGAATCCTTCAGATACTGATGCAGTTATTGATCTGGTTTTGGATAGCTGCAATGAATCAGATGGTTCTACCTACTGTCTTAAAGAAGGTGATGCTCTCACTGAGGAAATGGAATATAAGATTCTTGTGAACTTTTTCAGAACAATGGGATATTCCCAAAATATTGTAGAAAAAGTTATTGGTATCCTGGGACAATCTGTAGAACCACTAATATTGCTAGAagaaattgaaaaggaaaatttaaagtttaaaaaagaacatgaaCAGTCATTTCAAAAGCCTAGAACTATCAATCTTCCTCTAGGAAATAATGTAAGTAATTCACAAAAGCTAGAAGACAGAGGGATTTCTAGGAATAAAAGTCCACTTAAATCTGGTCATACTtcaaaggagacaaaaaatGAGTATCACAAAGTAAGAGGTGCTCCAGACACGCAAGTTGGTGCAGAAGATAAAATGCATAGATTGGTATACAAATCTGCTTCCCCTCCCAGCAAAAATTCAGTTCTATGCTATAAACAGAGAGATGTTTACGGTCCTGGTAAGAATCACAGCTCAAGGTCAAGCAGTATGGAAACTGATGGTGGGGTAACTTTCAGCGCTGTGCAAGCTGGAGCTCTAAAAGATGTTGACTTTGTAGCCAGAGGGAGCTCAGATGTGCAGTGTATCTCAAGTAAGagtaaaactgcatttcagcaACAATCTGCAGGGCCCTCAACTGTACAAAACAGCCACCCTagttctgagcagcagctgggaccctgcagctctgctcaagCGAGGCCTCTCCACCAGCGCCTTTCCCAAACCTCACATTGTGACAACCCTGTCCCAGACCAGTTACTGTCTTCACAAAAACATCCTTCGAATCCAGACAGAGATACAGTGGGACCACATCCAGATCATTCAGTTACTGGAGTTCAAAGATTTTTGGACTCTCTGAAGAAGCCATACAGACTGGAGTTGATAAATGAACCTGGAAAACcatatttaaaacatataatTATTGATGGAAGCAATGTTGCAATTTCGTAAGTATTGTTCTTTTCAGTTGTCTCTTAAGAGTTCAATGAACTTTCAGGTGAAATAGGGGCTAAGAGGTTGCAGTGGCATGTGTAAAGGTTTTGCTGGCTAGGTTTTTGGTGTGCATATACACACAGTTACGCCATTTCAGAGGCAGTTTTGAATCACCCATGTTCAGCTCAATGTAACACTTCAGTCAGAAGTAATCTCAGGGCAAGCTTTGCTCTGTTGCAGTTGGTGTTACGcatgaaatttaatttgctttgccAGTGCCTAATAAAGAGGTTAACTTATTGTCAGTTTCcagggcttggggtttttttgtgttcttaaCATCTTGTAGTTTTAAAGTGGAGGTTCTCATTTAATAGTGACATATTTCGCCTCTAACAGCATTGCATATTAGTGCTTGGATCCTGTTATTTTTTGcgtatgtatgtatatttacCAACTATATATGTGCATTACTGAGGTTCTGATATTTCCTTCATGCACCCTAGTGGATTGCCCTGCACACCAGCTGGGCTGCACACACCCCACGTTGGAATAGGGCATAGTAGCTGGGTGCTATTGGCATACACTCCCAAGAAAGTTTATATAACACCTGGTGCCTTCTAGTCAACCAAATGAAAACTGGTTATGAAATGTAAAGGACAGAGCTGCCTCAAAATAGCAGAATCATCCAGAAATTCAAATGTTCTACTAAATGATCAATGCTTGGGGGCCTGTTGGTTTGATCATGCAGCTTCCTGGAGCTTCCCTCTGGATAAATAAAGCCTcattattttcttgcattttataaaGGGAAGATTTGTTTGCAAAATTGCTTTGAATTGTACTCAGTTTTACTTCTCAATACCTTGAGAACTGCTTCCATGCCTATGCTGGCTCAGGGTTCTTTTGACCCCTgagttttgtggggtttggttttttgatgGGAGTGTGGGTCTTAATGCCTCACCCACATGCTTAGACTAATGCTGTATGGGTTTCTGAATCATTGCTTGCCTAATGTCTTAAGTCTGGAAAACTGCAAAAGCTGTAGAATCTTTTCTTTTGACATGTGCAGCACATTGATCTGTTGTTACCACATTGTCTCAGGGTGCTTGTGGAATGAGAAAAAGCCCAGAGTTTACCCTAGCTTctaacaagtattttaaaaaattacctgGTTTTGTATGCTGAAAACAGGCCTTTGCAGGCAGACTGCAATATCCAGTTGCTGGGTAatttaaattgtattaaaatGTGGAAGGAATTCAGAATGAAAGAATAATTGAATGGAATTATCTTGGTAGAATAGTGTGTGAATGATATGTACTTGTGTTGGTGCATCCAGTCGGAAACATCAGCTGCTCAAACAAGGTGGGAAACGAAGGATAAGCAATAATCCTTTGAAGCCTTGGTAAAGAATTTACCTGAATCATAGCCCAAGTGGATGGGCACCATTGTTCCTGCTCTTTGGGGAAGAACGACCAGGAGTTACCGAGTTGGGTTATGGCCGGGGGGGAAACTTACTGCTGGCCAGTCATCCTGCGGCCTTATAAATACCTGTCCTGAATGAGGCCCTTTGGGCTCTCCTGGGcctcagcagctgtgccagcacctcccTCGAGTGGGACACTGCTCAGAGCTCACGAATCCTCACCTTTGTGATACTCAAAGGACTGTTCCTGATGGCAAAGTTCCCACACACCTCTCCACACTTCCTGAGGTGTGACCCTTGCCTGCTAGGAAATGCAAAGGGACTTGGTGTGAGCATTTCAATGATGCTGAGTGGAATTTGTTGATGAGTACCTTAGGCACAGAGAATTAGGTGTTTACACTGGGTACCTGTATGTGTCTGAATTGATCATGGTATGAATGTTACTGCCtcaaatctgcattttataGTCATTGTTATATTATAGTCATTGTTGTAACTATAGTGAGCCCTGTGGAATTGCTTTGTTAAAGTACTTGATGATTAAGTGCTGCTAAACACTTTTGCACCCTTATCTTTGCATCCATATGCTTTGCACCCTCACCTCCTTCTGCATTCCTGGCTTCTGTGTAAATCATTCCAAATTGATTGTAATTTGATCTTAGTATGCTTTAACCTGTGCAGTAAATAATGGACTTATTCGTCACAGGTTCACAAGAGTGAATGTTGCCTCTGAACTCTGTGAAGCCATATTTTCACAAATTCATGTCAAACCCTGCCTTTGGCAATACCTTTGACAGTGTTTCTTTAAGGAGCCAGACCACTAAATTGCAACAGTATTTACTTTAGTTACAAACCAAAGGGAAAATGTTACATGTCCCAGAAGGCAACCTGctattttgctgctttgtgctgcttaTGATCatcttttgtttaatttaggTAATACCTTTGTAGGGCCTTCACAGGATTTTAAAGAACTGGGACAGGCAAAGCCAGCATTTGCAATGGCATTTGGAGAACAGATGCAGTCTTTGAGATGGATATCTTGAAAAGACCGTATTGCTGTGGTGATTTGATGTCCCTTCAGGTGTTTATCTAATTCAGTTAAagcatttcatatttcttttagTTTAACAGTTTTAGCAGTTTATTCGTATTATAGTTTACATTAATTCTACATGTTTGATAAAGTTAAGTTGCTTCTATTTGCACGCTTTTTTAATTTGTAGCAGAGCAGGATTTTGTGATCATTCAGGACAAATcaagagctgcttttcaaagcttaaaaaaacttaaaaaacagTGCACTGTGTAGTTCAGCCGGCTTAGAGCTCTAAAACAGGGCAATGGAAAATCAGAGAAGGCATGAATTTTGACATGAATGTCAAGACCTCTGCATTTCTTGAAGTCCAGTTGAAAACCATTAattcattgaaaatattttaaagttttctaaTTTAATGAATAGGATACCTAACTTAAATTAGTGGGATGATGACTGCATTTTAAGTTTATGTCCCAGAAGGTTTACAAAGAGTAACTCTTTGAAAATTGCATTCCTTTATTTGACTGTTCTATTCCTTTATTTGAGTGTTCTTGACACCAAGaattcttaattttattaagGGCAAGTGTGGCatagtacttttttttcctctggaaattctgttaagtgagatttttttgccttttatatttcagttgtggcttacttatttttctgcctttctacATATAGAATTTCTCTCCAGATTCGGAGAACCTTAATAGATTTAAATTTtgataaacatatttttaaaagaatttacaAAACTGCAAAAGGATAAATGAATGCTACTAAAGGCTGAGTTtcactgtaaaatatatttccataGAAATCTATTAAAGACCTTTCTGTTGGGAAGATTTCTTGGTAGGTTAAACTAGCGCTTAAAGATAAGATTCTGTTCAAAACTGACAGGGCTTACTATTAGGGTTATAATATGCACTTGCATTTTAACTGGGAGA
This genomic interval from Corvus cornix cornix isolate S_Up_H32 chromosome 11, ASM73873v5, whole genome shotgun sequence contains the following:
- the N4BP1 gene encoding NEDD4-binding protein 1 isoform X2, yielding MAARRTPHGSAPGPRVDEFTVPAEKSRLLERSRGRIEGLFEVRLAVLGAQADWRPALPPPNASARIWVQLAGCTKAVGSAKEYIKGLCEPELEEKEYYPKDMHCIFVGAQSLFLNSLIQDTCADVTVLEMGLLSIKGGAEAVVMAQSHVQQFVKLFENNESLLNDNESEIKKQFRQFVEAHADKYTMDLLILPSALKRELLALTQADASEGESDIIDLTGSESPQVLGQNSTSKVVAANRDGRADGEEARSNAGTPVTELTKQMDTVFSDTPETRFVPVKDPLLEAVAFKERHSCKRRSSDEEERLPKKHFSLENDQQVKSALHKNPSDTDAVIDLVLDSCNESDGSTYCLKEGDALTEEMEYKILVNFFRTMGYSQNIVEKVIGILGQSVEPLILLEEIEKENLKFKKEHEQSFQKPRTINLPLGNNVSNSQKLEDRGISRNKSPLKSGHTSKETKNEYHKVRGAPDTQVGAEDKMHRLVYKSASPPSKNSVLCYKQRDVYGPGKNHSSRSSSMETDGGVTFSAVQAGALKDVDFVARGSSDVQCISSKSKTAFQQQSAGPSTVQNSHPSSEQQLGPCSSAQARPLHQRLSQTSHCDNPVPDQLLSSQKHPSNPDRDTVGPHPDHSVTGVQRFLDSLKKPYRLELINEPGKPYLKHIIIDGSNVAISHGLRKFFSCRGIAIAVDYFWKRGHRNITVFVPQWRTRRDPSITEQNFLTQLEDVGILSLTPARMVLGARIAAHDDRFLLHLAVKTGGVIVTNDNFREFVTESFAWREIIQKRLLQYTFAGDIFMVPDDPLGRNGPRLDDFLRSEGCSSSFRNCW
- the N4BP1 gene encoding NEDD4-binding protein 1 isoform X1; translated protein: MAARRTPHGSAPGPRVDEFTVPAEKSRLLERSRGRIEGLFEVRLAVLGAQADWRPALPPPNASARIWVQLAGCTKAVGSAKEYIKGLCEPELEEKEYYPKDMHCIFVGAQSLFLNSLIQDTCADVTVLEMGLLSIKGGAEAVVMAQSHVQQFVKLFENNESLLNDNESEIKKQFRQFVEAHADKYTMDLLILPSALKRELLALTQADASEGESDIIDLTGSESPQVLGQNSTSKVVAANRDGRADGEEARSNAGTPVTELTKQMDTVFSDTPETRFVPVKDPLLEAVAFKERHSCKRRSSDEEERLPKKHFSLENDQQVKSALHKNPSDTDAVIDLVLDSCNESDGSTYCLKEGDALTEEMEYKILVNFFRTMGYSQNIVEKVIGILGQSVEPLILLEEIEKENLKFKKEHEQSFQKPRTINLPLGNNVSNSQKLEDRGISRNKSPLKSGHTSKETKNEYHKVRGAPDTQVGAEDKMHRLVYKSASPPSKNSVLCYKQRDVYGPGKNHSSRSSSMETDGGVTFSAVQAGALKDVDFVARGSSDVQCISSKSKTAFQQQSAGPSTVQNSHPSSEQQLGPCSSAQARPLHQRLSQTSHCDNPVPDQLLSSQKHPSNPDRDTVGPHPDHSVTGVQRFLDSLKKPYRLELINEPGKPYLKHIIIDGSNVAISHGLRKFFSCRGIAIAVDYFWKRGHRNITVFVPQWRTRRDPSITEQNFLTQLEDVGILSLTPARMVLGARIAAHDDRFLLHLAVKTGGVIVTNDNFREFVTESFAWREIIQKRLLQYTFAGDIFMVPDDPLGRNGPRLDDFLRSEGCSRDSWSTQKALQSSEQYSSETSSSQQPGGKVHDSSPWLPWEENTAPRPAIPPQRSASETVQLREALIKIFPDYDQRQKIDQILANHPFMRDLNALSAMVLD